The sequence ATTCTGGCCCTGCGGCTTGCCGTCCTGAGCAAGACCTGGACCACCGTTCGGGACCAGATGTTCGTTTCATGGCAGACCGCCGCACCACGAACTCCCAGCCAGAATCGTCTCATTCCGCTTGAAAATGCCGCATAAACCACGGGACAGAGTGGACCGCACCCGTTGGACGCGACGAACGTGTCGCCTGCGTTCGGGTGAGAACGTGAACCTCCGCCCGGCAAGCGGGCGGCTTCCGGCCGGAACAAAACTGGCATCAGTACACGCTCGTCGGCCGCGAGTTTTTGCGCAGGCCAGTCCCACCCTACGGATGCTACCGGCGCAGCGCCTTGTCGGAGATGTCCTTTCGGCACCAGGCGCCGTCCCAGCGGATCGCTTTCACGGCGGTGTAGGCTTGCAGCTTGGCCGCCGCGAGCGTACCGCCCAACGCGGTCACGCCGAGCACCCGGCCGCCATTGGTCACGATTTGACCGGCCGCCGACGCCGTGCCGGCGTGAAACACTTTCACGTCGGGCACTTTGGCCGCTTCGTCCAGACCACGCACCGCTTTGCCGGTGTGATATTTTCCCGGATAGCCTTCGCTGGCCATCACCACGCAGACCGACGGACGCGAATCCCACTGCGGCGGGCTGAGCGAGTCGAGCCGCCCCTCGACCGTGGCTTCCAACAGGTCGACCAAGTCGCTCTTCAGCCGCATCAAGAGCGGTTGACATTCCGGGTCGCCCAGCCGGACGTTGTATTCCAACACCTTCGGCCCCTGATTGGTGATCATCAGCCCGGCATAGAGCACGCCGCGGAAGGGACGCCGCGAGCGCTTCATGGCGTGGACGGTGGGCACCAACACGTGCTCCTCGACCCAACGCAGCATGGCGTCGTCGACCACAGGCGTGGGAGAATAGGCGCCCATGCCGCCGGTGTTCGGCCCGGTGTCTCCGTCGTAGGCACGCTTGTGATCCTGGCAGGGCGGCAGCGTGACGATGGTCTGGCCGTCGGTGATCGCCAGCACGCTCGCTTCGTGCCCGTCGAGCCGTTCTTCGATGACCAGTTGGTTGCCGGCGTCGCCAAACTCTTTGGCACGGGCAATGCGGTCGACGGCCTCCAGGGCCTCCGCGCGGCCGGAGCAAACGACGACGCCCTTGCCGGCCGCCAGTCCGTCGGCCTTGACGACCACCGGCACGTCGTCGCGTTCTTTGAGAAAGGTCGTGGCCCGGTCGGCGGAGCGAAAAGCCCGGTAGTCGGCGGTCGGCACGTCGGCCTGGCGGAGCAGGTTTTTGCAGAACACCTTGCTTCCTTCCAATTCGGCCGCGGCTTTGCTCGGCCCGAACACGCGCAGCCCGGCCGCGACGAAAGCATCGACGATGCCGGCCGTCAGCGGCTGCTCCGGACCGACCACGGTCAAGCGGACCTTATTCTCACGGGCGAACTTGATGAGCCGCGGGAAATCGCCTGGGGAAATATCGACGTTTTCCGCGTCGAGCGCCGTGCCGGCGTTGCCCGGCGCCACGAACAC is a genomic window of Pirellulales bacterium containing:
- the purD gene encoding phosphoribosylamine--glycine ligase yields the protein MNVLVIGNGAREHALAWKIAQSARVERVFVAPGNAGTALDAENVDISPGDFPRLIKFARENKVRLTVVGPEQPLTAGIVDAFVAAGLRVFGPSKAAAELEGSKVFCKNLLRQADVPTADYRAFRSADRATTFLKERDDVPVVVKADGLAAGKGVVVCSGRAEALEAVDRIARAKEFGDAGNQLVIEERLDGHEASVLAITDGQTIVTLPPCQDHKRAYDGDTGPNTGGMGAYSPTPVVDDAMLRWVEEHVLVPTVHAMKRSRRPFRGVLYAGLMITNQGPKVLEYNVRLGDPECQPLLMRLKSDLVDLLEATVEGRLDSLSPPQWDSRPSVCVVMASEGYPGKYHTGKAVRGLDEAAKVPDVKVFHAGTASAAGQIVTNGGRVLGVTALGGTLAAAKLQAYTAVKAIRWDGAWCRKDISDKALRR